The following nucleotide sequence is from Hemitrygon akajei chromosome 22, sHemAka1.3, whole genome shotgun sequence.
AGTAGTAGTTACAAAATAATTCAAAATAAATGCTTAATGTATAAATACAtcaagtacaaaaatagaaaaaatgcTATTAGAGATTttattccacaccccccccctcccccaatcatGCCCATCTTGTTTCTGCGTGCTCCAGCGGCAGCACTCTCTTGAGCTGATCTGTACAGCCATTGCATTGACTTGGCTCTGCCTCATTTTACATCTGGGTGTTGTTACACCAGTCCGGCATCTTTGGCCATGCTGTAAAATATCCCTTTCTGTGCAATGAGGTTGCTGGGCGAGTCAAACTCTGCGATCTCCCCTTTGTCCAGCACCAACACCCTGTCCAAGAGGGAAGAAGACTAGTTAACACAAAGATTGAGCAGCCATTCAGAGCAAAACTTCCTATTGAGGGCAATACACAAAAAGCTGCCAGTtcggtcagcatctatggagggaaataaacagttgatgtttcaggctgagacccttcattgggaccaaGGGATTGAAAGCTGCTTGTGACAGGGTTTCCACTGAATGGACCTCTGCTGTAGAAGCTCCTCTACATTGGCAGCAGTTAGCTTTCTCTGAAACCATTTTTTTTAATGCCCCCTTCTCCTTATATTTGAAAGTGACTTTAAAACAAGGTGCTAGCCCCCAAGAGGGGCAGAAGGATCTCTCCTTGTCTCACAGCACTCCAGTACTGCCTGTATGTCAGCTGTGAGGGGAGCTCTGTACCTGTTGTAATCCATGATTGTGTTGAGGCGATGTGCAATTGTGAGGACAGTGCAGTTCTCAAACTGAGTCCTGATGGTGGACTGAATCAGGTCGTCAGTCTCCAGGTCGACAGCAGCAGTGGCTTCGTCGAGAATCAAAATCCGTGTCTTCCTCAGGAGAGCTCTGGCAAGGCACACCAACTGTCTTTGGCCCACACTGCAAAAAGGGAAAGGATTAACGTGAACAATACAACGGCTTCcatcctgaaagcacataccaccaggctcaaggacagcttctatcccagacTACTGAATGGACTCCTCACTATCTATATTGTTATAAACTTGCAGTTTATTGTTTGCTTGCACATTCTCTGTCTGTAACTGGAACACTATTCAGCTCTGTTTTCCCTCATACCACCACAATGCACTGttataatgaaatgatctgtgatATGGATGTAAAGCAAAGAGTTTCCACATGAGACAAAAATAAACTCATTTACCCACAAGCAGTTTACAAAACTAACTCATAGATTTGAATTTGCCAATGGTAGCTTACACAGTGTACATTCACAAACAACTTACTTTGAAAACACTAACCCAATGAGTTGTTATAAAACTCACTGGCTACAGATGACTTGGGACACCACGTCTCCCTCATTTCAGCTCATGAATGCTCTGTGACCTATGTTCTACAGAGAGGGAAACATTTGCTTGAAATGGGTGACTCTACCCGCCCCCCACCCAATCTGCTTACATTTCTAATTAATCCTACAATAGGAAATTGGACTTGATATTGTCTGATTTTAgtcttcccttctcagtcttaCAAAAACCTGCCATTTTCAGGTGTCAGCTGGGGAAATCACTGTCAATGCATCGGAGACCAGCGGTGTGCACTGCAGCCTGGTCCAGTCTCTCAAACCTTCCTACTCTATTCAGTTCCCCCCTACAATTAACATTAACGCTGGTAGCTTGTCTAATTACACACTGTAGAAGGTGACTTTGCGAATCATGCACTGGATAACCAAATCTTTCGCAGCTCCATTTCTCactatggggggagggggggggagagagagaacattAAGCAGTTCACAAACTATTTGCCCCTCTAGAGGATACTGGGAGTTATAGAGCATCCTGACTGTcggcatcactgcctgatatgggaactgtacttccctcaattgcagaactctgcagagagtggtgcggacagcccagctcatctgtagatgtgaacttgccactattcaggacatttacagagatgggtgtgtaaaaagagcccagaagatcactggggacccgagtcatcccaaACACAAGCTTCCAGCTTCTCCCACCAGCCcattagactgattaattcacgttgatacaattgtatttctatgttatatcgaCTGCCCTGttgaacatactatttattacaaatgactataaatagcacatttagatggagacataatgtaaagattttcactcctcgtgtatatgaaggatgtaggtaataaagccaattcaatcCAGAAACTGCCTTTGGCCCATCCTAATTGTGATGTCTGCATCCAAGCTAGTCCTGTGTGCCAGCGTTTGGTCAGTATCTGACAAAATTCATGTATCTGGCCAACTGACTTCTAAAGGTTAGTGTACCTGCCTCAGTCACTTCCTCTGCAGCTGCTTCCTTtgtgtaaagaaaaaaaaagttgccCTTCAATTCAGTCCTAATGAAAGGATTGAGTTCATTTAAACTATCCACACCTCATGATATTATTCATCTCAAATACTCTTGCGCTCCGAGAAATAAAATCCTAACTGGTCCAAACTCTCCTTTTGACATAAGAACATAGCCACTCATCATAATGGTTGACCTCTGCACGACCAGACCCAGCACCAGGGTTGGATCTTTCATGACTTAATAACCATCAGATCATGTGTTGCAGGATTTTCTGGGATAATGCTCACAACTGGCCTGATTTTCTGTAATTTAAATTCTTGTGACAGAGTAAGCAccttgaactgctgacatttcttaCCCTGAGCCACTTTCAGCTGCAAGCGCGCACTCCTCCCAACCCCCCGCCAGTTCTAGACAGTCTTGCTGACCTTGAAAGACCAGCCAAGCATGACCTCGCTACCCAGGCTGGGCTCCGCAATGCTTCCTTCACTCTGATGAAAGCCTTTAGGAATAAGGGCTGTGTGTACATACAGGAGAGAGCAGGCACATGGCACTGAGAACTGGGCTGGACTGATGCACCCCACCTGCCCCACAGCACTCCTTGATTCCTGCTGGCAGGTTACCTGAGGTTCTCTCCTCCTTCGGAACACTCATGTTCCAGTCCAGCCGGCTGGTTGTGGACATACTGCTTCAGGTGAGACAGCTCCAATACCCTCCACACTTCCTCGTCCGAGTACTGATCAAATGGATCGAGGTTCATCCTCAGGGTGCCAGAGAACAGCACGGGGTCCTTGTACAAAGTATTGGACAGCCTGTTAGTTATCCAGCAAAGAGCCCCCAAGCAAAGGGAGGTGCATTCCCACAGTGCAAGCTGGATTTAgagtgtacatggaaacatacagtgaaaagtgttGTTTGCATTAGCAACCAGCATGCCCAAGGATTTGCAGTGGGCACATATTCCAGCAGCATAGcacgcccacaatgctcagcagcaACGCCAGCAAAACAAAACGAGACCCACCTGCCCACTCAGACAATCCTCCAACCCCATGTTCTGCAGGCAGGGGGAGGGGCTCAAAGGACCCCAGGGGGCTGCCCAGGAAACTAATTGGCCATCCTTGCTGTGTAGATTGATGGCGGTGGGGAATAAGTGGTGGTAATGACGGTGTGGTGCTTACCTGGGGAATGATGGTAAGCCTTGATCTAAGGTCATGCAGCCCAATGTTGGCGATCTTTATCCCGTCGATGCAGATCTCCCCTTCTGCTGCTTCAATGATTCGGAAGAGGCAAAGAGTCATTGAGGACTTGCCGGCACCTGTCCGCCCAACAATGCCAACCTACAGAGCACACCTAGGTGTCAGTTAGATCCAGGACAGGCATGACAAGCACTCCAGAGCTCAACCACTGGGCATACTTGAGAAAGGTGATGTGACCCTGCCTGATTAACATGATCCAGTCTGCCCTGGTCTCAGAGCCACAGGAATCTGCTCAACAcccagagtattgtgttcagttttggtcatctcattataggaaggcggtggaagctttggagagggtacagaggagatttaccaactttggagtgaaggaaattGAAAAGTGatttgttagaggtgtacaagatgatatgagGGAAAGATtaaatggacagccagagactttgtcCCACGGTGGAAAAGCTAATGTGATAGGGCATAATTTCAAGGTCAGAGACGCACACACAATAGGCAAAtgattatgtgggagggaaggtttagattgattttggagtaggcacaacatggtgggttgaaaggcctgttctCAGATCATTTGTCCCATCATTCATGCTATTGCTACTTTGCGCTGATTTCCTGTTTCCCCTTCAAGTATTTATCCAATTCCACTCTGAAAGCTCTTGTCACATTTGGATCCCAATGTCCTTTGAAACCAGAAGTTCCAGACCTTCATCAGAGCACTAGCCAACATCCTGGACTCAAATCTTATTAAATAGCAGGACAACGCTGAAAGCAGTTATCTCACAGTAGGCATGTATGAGGAGGAACAGTTTGAGGGATAACCTGATCAAAAGCATCTTCAATTAGGTACAGACATTCCCAATGGTGGGAACATGCCAGGACCTGGGCTAAGGTAACAGAACTATTGATAAATCTGGTCAGGAATTTGGGAGGAAGATGAAGCCAGAGGCTGTGAAAATGTAGGGCTCTGACAGTGGGGTGAAGAGTGACAAAAGGGAACCAGGAGAAACAGGCAAAAGGGTGGGGACAGACTGAAAATCCACACCATTTAGTGCACGGAACTCTGCCAGACTGGGGTATCGCCACAAACCTTTTCTCCGCCACTGATGCTCAGGttcagtctcttcagcaccaggTCCAGGCCCTCTCTGTATCGGACACTGTATCCCTTGAATTCCACCTTCCCCATCTCTGGCCATGATTTGGCCGGGCGATTGGCCTCAATCTCCCAGGGTGCCTGCAATGAAGCAACAGTAAAGGCTCAGGGTAACAGCGGCCTCTCCTGGTGACTCCCCATCAGTGCATGGCCACCCACCAGCACCACCTCCCCACTGAACATCCTACGAGAACCACAACATCACAATTTGAAGTGAGGGCCAAGGGACCTGCTCCAAACAGTTGTGGAGGCACCAGTGCACAAGATCAGAGAAAGCTGCTGAGGCTTGTAAACtgagtcagcttcatcatggttatcagcctcctcaccattgaggacactttaaaaaggcaatacctcaaaaaggcagcatctgtcattaagggtTCTCATCAGTTCcatcagagaggagatgcagGAACCTGATGACAACattttaggaagagcttctttccctctgccatcagactgctgaatggtccatgaaatcAACCTTAATATTTTGgtctctttctgcactatttatttttaaatatatattcttactgcaatttttatgtattgcactgtagaaTCCTAGAGAAGTCCACaagagaaacaggctcttcagcccatctactccataccaaaaccatttaaactgcttacgtcaacctgcaccaagaccatatccctaccatccacgcatctgtccaaacttctcttaaactttgaaagcaaccttgcatgcaccacttgtgctggcagctcattccacgctctcatgaGTAggttcctgtaagtaggtgactaaaactgcacatacaatactccaaattaggcctcaccaatgtcttatacaacttcaacataacatcccaacttctgtactcaatacattgatttatgaaggccaatgtgcaaaagatttctttacaactctatctacctgtgatgtaaAGTTCAATGAATTactgacctgtattcccagatccctttgttctgccacacATCTCAGTGACCTAccatggttggtcctaccaaagtgtacaacatcgcacttgtctgcattaagttccatctgctattttttcaGTTGATGTAGATCTCTCTGCAAGTCATGAgatcactgtccactacaccccacgATCTTGTTGTCatgtgcaaatttgctgatcaatttgaccacattatcatccagatcattgatacagaacAAATAACAAAggaccagcaccaatccctgcagcacaactagacacaggcctccagttagataGGCAACTATCTACtgacactctggcttctcccacaaagccaatgcttaatccaatttactacctcatcttgaatacc
It contains:
- the LOC140714839 gene encoding ATP-binding cassette sub-family C member 3-like isoform X2, which translates into the protein MLKASQLLHLHLLQHILCCPLSFFVSTPTGRVLNGFGKDMDTVDVSIPESLGTWILCVWYTLTVLSICSALNPALLIVVVLLLVVFCVVQRFYVATSRQLKRLESVSRSPIYSHFSETITGSSVIRAYGREKSFILLNNIKVDANQKSYYPGIVSNRWLGVRIEFIGNCVVLFAALFAVIGRTSLSAGIVGLSVSYALQVTMSLNWMVRMTSDLESNIVAVERVKEYSETATEAPWEIEANRPAKSWPEMGKVEFKGYSVRYREGLDLVLKRLNLSISGGEKVGIVGRTGAGKSSMTLCLFRIIEAAEGEICIDGIKIANIGLHDLRSRLTIIPQDPVLFSGTLRMNLDPFDQYSDEEVWRVLELSHLKQYVHNQPAGLEHECSEGGENLSVGQRQLVCLARALLRKTRILILDEATAAVDLETDDLIQSTIRTQFENCTVLTIAHRLNTIMDYNRVLVLDKGEIAEFDSPSNLIAQKGIFYSMAKDAGLV
- the LOC140714839 gene encoding ATP-binding cassette sub-family C member 3-like isoform X3, which gives rise to MQFFELTPAGRMVNRFSQDMDTIDDRIPACAEDFLLCLFDVLSTLLVLAYFIPLSMLPSLPVACLYFCLQRFYVATSRQLKRLESVSRSPIYSHFSETITGSSVIRAYGREKSFILLNNIKVDANQKSYYPGIVSNRWLGVRIEFIGNCVVLFAALFAVIGRTSLSAGIVGLSVSYALQVTMSLNWMVRMTSDLESNIVAVERVKEYSETATEAPWEIEANRPAKSWPEMGKVEFKGYSVRYREGLDLVLKRLNLSISGGEKVGIVGRTGAGKSSMTLCLFRIIEAAEGEICIDGIKIANIGLHDLRSRLTIIPQDPVLFSGTLRMNLDPFDQYSDEEVWRVLELSHLKQYVHNQPAGLEHECSEGGENLSVGQRQLVCLARALLRKTRILILDEATAAVDLETDDLIQSTIRTQFENCTVLTIAHRLNTIMDYNRVLVLDKGEIAEFDSPSNLIAQKGIFYSMAKDAGLV